From Klebsiella electrica, the proteins below share one genomic window:
- a CDS encoding tyrosine-type recombinase/integrase: MSWEDVREGYLYVEQKKTGAKLAIPAGLKIDELGISLEMVLQECRKLSAAKTIISSPAGKVLTPATVSGNFRKTRELSGLDFSGEPPGFHELRSLSTRLYGKQAGDSFAQHLLGHKSGIMTAKYRDDRGREWNRIEVG, translated from the coding sequence ATGAGCTGGGAGGATGTCCGGGAGGGGTATCTTTACGTAGAGCAGAAAAAGACCGGGGCAAAACTGGCGATACCGGCAGGGCTGAAAATTGATGAGTTAGGTATCTCGCTGGAAATGGTATTGCAGGAGTGCCGTAAACTGTCGGCTGCGAAAACCATTATCTCATCACCTGCGGGAAAGGTGCTGACACCAGCGACAGTATCAGGTAATTTCAGGAAAACCCGTGAGTTGTCCGGACTCGATTTTTCTGGTGAACCACCAGGCTTTCATGAGTTGCGTAGCCTGTCGACAAGGTTGTACGGAAAACAGGCTGGAGACAGTTTTGCGCAGCATTTACTAGGGCATAAGTCTGGTATTATGACGGCAAAATATCGTGATGACAGGGGTCGGGAGTGGAACAGGATCGAGGTCGGGTAA
- a CDS encoding excisionase, whose product MALITLKEWNARQPRPRSLETVRRWVRESKIYPAPKKDGVEYLFQETAIKVEPSKPTGDLLRRIVGGKKKKS is encoded by the coding sequence ATGGCCCTTATTACCTTAAAAGAATGGAACGCCAGGCAGCCACGGCCACGCAGCCTTGAAACTGTTCGTCGATGGGTGAGAGAAAGCAAGATTTATCCTGCGCCGAAGAAAGACGGTGTGGAATATTTATTTCAGGAAACGGCTATTAAGGTTGAGCCATCAAAACCAACCGGCGACCTGTTACGGAGAATAGTTGGTGGGAAGAAGAAGAAATCATGA
- a CDS encoding phage integrase Arm DNA-binding domain-containing protein has product MGRRRNHDRRDLPPNLYVRNDGYYSYRDPRNDKEDSGSVIYVL; this is encoded by the coding sequence GTGGGAAGAAGAAGAAATCATGATAGACGGGATCTACCTCCTAATCTGTATGTCAGAAATGACGGATATTACAGCTATCGTGACCCACGCAACGACAAAGAAGACAGCGGGTCAGTGATTTATGTGCTATGA